CTGCAGAAATAAGAGTCTTCTCACTCGTTTTTGACGTTGCCCTTTTTTATGCCCTAAGTGGGATTACTTCCGGAGCCAATATTGAAAAAACGTTGTACCGCCTGCTAAAACTGCAGATTACCTATATGATATTTGTGACTTTCCTGTTCTTTTTAGATTATTTCTTTAAAATTTTCGGACTGAGTTTCTTTTCTATGGAATGGCTCCAAAGTTTTTATTCCACATTTGGATCAAAATATTCTACCACCGGCTTTTCAGCAACTCCTCAATGGGAAAATCTGGGCAACTGGTATCTTCATCAATATACCAATGCTGACACTTTTCCTGTGGTGATGGGAAGCTTCTGGTATCTTAAAGTTTATTATGTACTAACTGTTTTTGGTGTCCTTATCTTAAGGTTCTTCCCGAAACATATCAATTGGTTTATCGGGCTTTGTATAGGTTTAACCTTATTATTTAACATCTTCCCGGAATATTATCCAACCGGACAGGTGGGATATGTAGCTTTTTATCTTTCTGTTTTTTTAATTGGAAACAAAATGCGTGGGAAAAAGATTCCGGCCAAAGCAATCCCTGTCTTATATGCACTTGTGGGAGTTGCTCTTGTATGGATGTTCTGGTACTATGGAGGAGAAATTTTCTATAAAATCAATAAAAACAAATTTCCGCCTAAAATCCCTTACATCATCTGGACATTGTTCTCTTTGGTAACACTATTTGTCCTTTATAACCGATTAAAGATTACAAAAGAAAACTTTATCACCCACATCGGAAAGAATGCTATTTTCTTCTACTTTGCCCAGGGAATCAGTTCTTCTTTGGTCTATTTCCTGGTTGTCCCGTTAAAAGAAAATATGCCGTGGTGGATATTAATGATCATTATTTATGGCATTAATATCATTTTAGCCTTCATTATTTCTGCGGGATTGAAAAAGGTAGATACCTCAGGCTGGAAGATTCTGGAATTCTTAAGAAGAAAGACCGCATCTTAAGACTTTAACTATCAAATTGAAATAAAGTCACATTTCTTATCTCAATTTGTTTAAATTTACAAAAATTTTACAACATGTTTAAGTTGAAACTCCCTACCGATCCAAGGTGGGCAAATATTGCAGAAGGAAACATCGGAGAAATTTTAACAGATCATGCCTGGTGCGAGCAAAAAGCAGCTACCAATGCCATAGGCCTGATAACAATGCTTCCGGAATATCCTGAGATTGTGACAGAACTTCTTGCCATTGCACAGGAAGAACTGGATCATTTCAATCAGGTTCATGAGATCATTAAAAAAAGAGGATATACCTTTGGAAGAGCAAGAAAAGATGATTATGTGAATGAACTGGCGAAATTTATCGTTCAGGGAACAAGAGAGAACCTCATCGTAGACAAAATGCTTTTTGCCGCTATGATTGAAGCCAGAAGCTGCGAAAGATTCAAGGTTCTTACTGAAAACATCAAAGACGAAGAACTTAAAGTTTTCTATAAAGAATTGATGATTTCTGAAGCTAATCATTATAGTACATTCATTGGATTTGCAAGACAGCTTGGAGATCCGGAGAAAGTAAACAAACGTTGGGAAGAATGGCTGGAATATGAAGCCAGTATCATAAAATCTTATGGAAACAAAGAAACTATTCACGGTTAAATTAAAATAGAAACAGTAAAGAATATACATTGAAGAAGCCAAGCTTTGAAAATATTGCCAATTTATTCCTGAAAAACTTTTTCCAGGGATTGGTTATCATTGGTCCTATCGGGCTTACTATTTTTGTAATTTGGTATATTGTAAGTGCAATTGACAATCTTGTTCCTTCGCTGGCCAAGCAGATCCCTGGGCTTGTATTCGTATCCATCATTCTGTTTACTGCTATTTTAGGGTATCTAGGAAATAAATTCGTAGTCGGAAGATTCTTTTTCGATACGATGGACAGCTTGCTGGAGAAAACTCCGGGAGTAAAACATATCTACACTCCTACAAAAGACGTAATGTCTTCATTCGTAGGTGACAAGAAAAAATTCAACGATCCTGTATGGGTAAAAACCAATGAAAATCCGGAAATCTGGAGAATTGGTTTTTTAACTCAAAAAGAAATGTCGGACGTTGACAAGCATAATTACGTTGCGGTATATCTTCCCCACTCGTACGCCATCTCGGGCTGGGTAATTGTTACTGAAGAAAAAAACATCAAACCTGTAGTGGGAATGACAGCAGCTTCTGCAATGAAGTTTGCAGTGAGCGGCGGTGTAGCCGGATTCCATTCTGATGAAAATATATTTAAGGCTCCGGAATAATCACTCTTTCCGGCTTATCTATACATTGATGAATTTTGAAAAATTATTTTCAAGCACATTTTCTTTACAAACAATTTAAAACATAATTTAACTCATGAATTTACCGTACGCGGAACCTTTCCGCATTAAAATGGTGGAAGAAATCTATCAATCCACCAGAGAAGAAAGAGAGCAATGGCTTAAAGAAGCTAATTATAACCTTTTCAATTTAAGATCTTCACATGTTTATATTGACCTGCTTACCGATTCAGGAACCGGAGCAATGTCTGATAAACAATGGTCTGCATTGATGACCGGGGATGAAAGCTACGCAGGATCCCGTTCTTTTGAACAATTACAGAAAACTGTTGAAAAAATTACAGGATTCAAATATTTATTACCTACACACCAGGGAAGAGCTGCTGAAAACGTTCTTTTCTCAGTATTGGTAAAGGAAGGTGATGTAGTTCCGGGGAACTCTCATTTTGACACCACAAAAGGACATATCGAAATTAGAAAGGCACACGCCATCGACTGTACAATAGATGAAGCTTTTGACATTAATGACCTTCACCCTTTCAAAGGAAATATCAACCTTGAAAAGCTGGAAGAAGTTTATAAAAGCCACCCTAAAGAAAACATTCCTTTCTGCTTAATTACCATTACATGTAACTCTTCAGGAGGGCAGCCTGTATCTTTAGAAAATATGAAGGCTGTAAAAGCACTTTCTGACCAATATGGAATTCCTGTATTCTTTGATTCAGCGAGATTTGCAGAGAATGCTTACTTCATCAAAAAAAGAGAAGCAGGACAGGAAAACAGAAGCATCAAAGAAATCTGTAAGGAAATTTTCTCTTACGGAGATGGAATGACGATGAGTTCCAAAAAAGACGGCTTAGTAAACATCGGTGGATTCATTGCTCTGAATAATGAAGAGGTTTTCAGAAAAGCATCCAACTTTACCATTATCTATGAAGGATTTATTACCTATGGGGGAATGGCCGGAAGAGATATGGCTGCATTGGCAGTAGGTCTTGATGAAGCGACTGAGTTTGCTTATCTTGAAAGCAGAATCTCTCAGGTTGAATATCTGGGGAATAAACTGATTGAATACGGAATCCCTGTTCAGAAACCTATCGGAGGACATGCTGTATTCATCGACTCTTTAAACTTCCTTCCGAATGTTTCCCGTGAAGAATATCCGGCACAGACATTAGGCCTTGAAATTTATAAGGAAGCAGGTATCAGAACCGTAGAAATCGGGACATTATTGGCAGACAGAGATCCTGCTACAAGGGAAAACCGTTATCCGAAATTAGAATTGGTACGTCTGGCAATCCCTAGAAGAACTTACACCAATAACCATATGGATTATATTGCTGCTGCTATCAAGAACGTTTATGAAAGACGTGAAGAAATAGCAAAAGGATACAAGATCACCTGGGAACCGGAAATCTTAAGACACTTTACTGTTCAGCTTGAAAAAGCTTAATCATAAAACCGGAATTTTTTCCGGTTTTTTTATGCGTTACATAAACAATCTTATTCTTTATATATCCTTCAGTCCATTTCCACTTAACAATCTTAAAACCATTTCATCATTACGATAAATACCCTTTATAAATAACCATAAATTAATCATATTTATTTATTATAAATTATCTACTATCATTTTCTTTTTATCTTTTATAAAACAAAAATCAAATTGACTCATTTTTTGAAATAGTGAAGGTTTTTAATTTTAATTTTGTATTTATCTAAAGAAGATTAAAAAAATACTCAAAAAACCAACCTGAAAAATACTTTATTCCGAAAATGAAGAAAATTACTGTCGTGGGTGCCGGTATCTCTGGCTTAACCATGGCGAATTACTTAGAAAAACATAAGATTGATTATCACATTTACGAAAGGAGAAAAAAGAAAGATCTAGCAGGACATGGCTTTCTCATTCCAGAAGAAGGGATGGAATACCTTTACCAGATCCTTGATTCCGATCTTCTTCTTCGGCATGGAAATTTTCTAAAAAAATATATACAGTACTCCCATACGGGGAAAATGCTGGCAGAAAAGGAGTTGAACAATGTTTTCGCAATTTCGAGACATTCATTAATTGATCTTCTGACTCAAAATATTTCTCCTGAAAAAATAACCTACGAACAAACCATAATTCCCGATGACAGACAGAATGGAAAACTGAAACTTTTGGACGGAACGGATATTGACTCAGACATTGCTGTTATCTCCGATGGTTCTAAAAGCCGTATCAGAAATTACCTTTTTAAAGATGAAACCATAAATCTGGCAAGAGAAA
This DNA window, taken from Chryseobacterium viscerum, encodes the following:
- a CDS encoding acyltransferase family protein, whose protein sequence is MNRDLYIDFAKGLATLSIIFIHTAFWSGQFYIPAEIRVFSLVFDVALFYALSGITSGANIEKTLYRLLKLQITYMIFVTFLFFLDYFFKIFGLSFFSMEWLQSFYSTFGSKYSTTGFSATPQWENLGNWYLHQYTNADTFPVVMGSFWYLKVYYVLTVFGVLILRFFPKHINWFIGLCIGLTLLFNIFPEYYPTGQVGYVAFYLSVFLIGNKMRGKKIPAKAIPVLYALVGVALVWMFWYYGGEIFYKINKNKFPPKIPYIIWTLFSLVTLFVLYNRLKITKENFITHIGKNAIFFYFAQGISSSLVYFLVVPLKENMPWWILMIIIYGINIILAFIISAGLKKVDTSGWKILEFLRRKTAS
- a CDS encoding tRNA-(ms[2]io[6]A)-hydroxylase, which codes for MFKLKLPTDPRWANIAEGNIGEILTDHAWCEQKAATNAIGLITMLPEYPEIVTELLAIAQEELDHFNQVHEIIKKRGYTFGRARKDDYVNELAKFIVQGTRENLIVDKMLFAAMIEARSCERFKVLTENIKDEELKVFYKELMISEANHYSTFIGFARQLGDPEKVNKRWEEWLEYEASIIKSYGNKETIHG
- a CDS encoding DUF502 domain-containing protein, producing the protein MKKPSFENIANLFLKNFFQGLVIIGPIGLTIFVIWYIVSAIDNLVPSLAKQIPGLVFVSIILFTAILGYLGNKFVVGRFFFDTMDSLLEKTPGVKHIYTPTKDVMSSFVGDKKKFNDPVWVKTNENPEIWRIGFLTQKEMSDVDKHNYVAVYLPHSYAISGWVIVTEEKNIKPVVGMTAASAMKFAVSGGVAGFHSDENIFKAPE
- a CDS encoding tryptophanase, producing MNLPYAEPFRIKMVEEIYQSTREEREQWLKEANYNLFNLRSSHVYIDLLTDSGTGAMSDKQWSALMTGDESYAGSRSFEQLQKTVEKITGFKYLLPTHQGRAAENVLFSVLVKEGDVVPGNSHFDTTKGHIEIRKAHAIDCTIDEAFDINDLHPFKGNINLEKLEEVYKSHPKENIPFCLITITCNSSGGQPVSLENMKAVKALSDQYGIPVFFDSARFAENAYFIKKREAGQENRSIKEICKEIFSYGDGMTMSSKKDGLVNIGGFIALNNEEVFRKASNFTIIYEGFITYGGMAGRDMAALAVGLDEATEFAYLESRISQVEYLGNKLIEYGIPVQKPIGGHAVFIDSLNFLPNVSREEYPAQTLGLEIYKEAGIRTVEIGTLLADRDPATRENRYPKLELVRLAIPRRTYTNNHMDYIAAAIKNVYERREEIAKGYKITWEPEILRHFTVQLEKA